The proteins below come from a single Kitasatospora sp. NBC_00315 genomic window:
- a CDS encoding Dabb family protein — MIRHVVLFKFREGVTWSDPRAQVAEEATRRHPEFIPEILSWECGRNEVDRPVAYDFALIGGFADPAAVTRYLEHPDHQRGVALWRELAEWNVVDFPHPAAVIPARG, encoded by the coding sequence GTGATCCGCCATGTCGTGCTCTTCAAGTTCCGTGAGGGTGTGACCTGGAGCGACCCGCGCGCCCAGGTGGCGGAGGAGGCGACCCGGCGGCATCCGGAGTTCATTCCCGAGATACTGAGCTGGGAGTGCGGCAGGAACGAGGTCGACCGACCGGTCGCCTACGACTTCGCGCTCATCGGCGGATTCGCCGACCCGGCCGCCGTCACCCGCTATCTCGAACACCCCGACCACCAGCGCGGGGTGGCGCTCTGGCGGGAACTCGCCGAGTGGAACGTCGTGGACTTTCCCCATCCGGCAGCCGTGATCCCCGCCCGGGGATGA
- a CDS encoding DUF2000 domain-containing protein yields the protein MTIDLTGSKCVVVVREDLPTGLTVNAAAVATLTLGQRVPELVGPDVKDADGTVHAGIVLIPVPILKAPAERIAEIVAEAGRDAELTVVGFSDLAQSCRTYDEYIERMGATPSADLTYTSVGIFGPKKQLNRLTGSLPLVR from the coding sequence ATGACGATTGACCTCACCGGCAGCAAGTGCGTAGTCGTGGTCCGCGAAGACCTCCCGACCGGACTGACCGTCAACGCCGCCGCCGTCGCGACGCTGACGCTCGGCCAGCGGGTGCCCGAGCTCGTGGGCCCGGACGTCAAGGACGCCGACGGCACGGTGCACGCCGGGATCGTCCTGATCCCGGTGCCGATCCTCAAGGCTCCCGCCGAGCGGATCGCCGAGATCGTCGCCGAGGCCGGCCGTGACGCGGAACTGACGGTGGTCGGCTTCAGCGACCTCGCCCAGTCCTGCCGCACCTACGACGAGTACATCGAGCGGATGGGGGCCACCCCCTCGGCCGACCTCACCTACACCTCGGTGGGGATCTTCGGCCCGAAGAAGCAGCTCAACCGCCTGACCGGCAGCCTTCCGCTGGTGCGCTAG
- a CDS encoding phenylacetate--CoA ligase family protein yields the protein MFTLFDDKLDAFARQTLADHRRFDGGGWGAQELHERQFALLRETLRYVKEGSPFYREHLSALDDADIEALTPESLARIPFTTKDDLRRELHNMLSKPVSDAWIFYETTGTTGRATPCPRDNVDSLVNNTALTICYDEVFRQHGEDHVVGVMGPSELHSTGDTFGDVCRNLGHAVAKMWPRSPVIGTKRALEVMRELSISVVFCAPNVAISLAREAIEAGLDPRKDFGVRAFMFTGELATPGLLANIGSIWGATAYNCLYASQEASVLGAVHADGRLRTLPLNVLYEVVDPETGEAAPTHEGVREGELVLTHLYQGSKPLVRYRTGDMVRLSAAGEQDAYPSEVMLPLGRVRDLIDLNGHRVSAYELEHTVLSHTAGVLDYQITIDRVASVDTLAVKLEIPAGAPDGQEARAAALAEAAQLAWGCPLEVSYGRPGGVTATGAMVSWKAARVHDLRQSVVDPERQAALAIVAARGDR from the coding sequence GTGTTTACTCTCTTCGACGACAAGCTGGACGCGTTCGCCCGGCAGACGCTCGCCGACCACCGGCGGTTCGACGGCGGCGGCTGGGGCGCGCAGGAGCTCCACGAGCGTCAGTTCGCCCTCCTGCGCGAGACCCTCAGATACGTCAAGGAGGGCTCACCCTTCTACCGGGAGCACCTGAGCGCCCTGGACGACGCCGACATCGAGGCGCTGACCCCCGAGTCGCTGGCCCGGATACCCTTCACCACCAAGGACGACCTGCGCCGGGAGCTGCACAACATGCTCTCCAAGCCGGTCTCCGACGCCTGGATCTTCTACGAGACCACCGGCACCACCGGGCGGGCCACGCCCTGCCCCCGGGACAACGTCGACAGCCTGGTCAACAACACCGCCCTCACCATCTGCTACGACGAGGTGTTCCGCCAGCACGGCGAGGACCACGTGGTCGGCGTGATGGGCCCGAGCGAACTGCACTCCACCGGTGACACCTTCGGCGACGTCTGCCGCAACCTGGGTCACGCGGTGGCCAAGATGTGGCCGCGCTCGCCCGTCATCGGGACCAAGCGGGCCCTGGAGGTGATGCGCGAGCTGTCGATCAGTGTGGTGTTCTGCGCGCCCAACGTCGCCATCTCGCTCGCCCGGGAGGCGATCGAGGCCGGACTCGACCCGCGCAAGGACTTCGGCGTCCGGGCCTTCATGTTCACCGGCGAACTCGCCACCCCCGGCCTGCTCGCCAACATCGGCAGCATCTGGGGTGCGACGGCGTACAACTGCCTGTACGCCTCCCAGGAGGCCTCGGTGCTCGGCGCCGTGCACGCCGACGGCCGGCTGCGCACCCTGCCGCTCAACGTGCTCTACGAGGTCGTCGACCCCGAGACCGGTGAGGCCGCGCCGACGCACGAGGGGGTGCGCGAGGGCGAACTCGTGCTCACCCACCTCTACCAGGGCAGCAAGCCCCTGGTGCGCTACCGGACCGGCGACATGGTGCGGCTCAGCGCCGCGGGGGAGCAGGACGCCTACCCCTCCGAGGTCATGCTGCCGCTCGGCCGGGTGCGGGACCTGATCGACCTCAACGGGCACCGGGTCAGCGCCTACGAGCTGGAGCACACCGTGCTCTCGCACACCGCGGGCGTGCTGGACTACCAGATCACCATCGACCGGGTCGCCTCCGTGGACACGCTCGCGGTGAAGCTGGAGATCCCCGCCGGCGCGCCGGACGGCCAGGAGGCCCGCGCCGCCGCGCTCGCCGAGGCCGCGCAGCTGGCCTGGGGCTGCCCGCTGGAGGTGTCGTACGGCCGGCCCGGCGGAGTCACCGCCACCGGGGCGATGGTCAGTTGGAAGGCCGCACGGGTGCACGACCTGCGCCAGAGCGTGGTCGACCCGGAGCGGCAGGCGGCACTGGCGATCGTGGCCGCCCGGGGGGACCGATGA